One window of the Acaryochloris sp. CCMEE 5410 genome contains the following:
- the hemN gene encoding oxygen-independent coproporphyrinogen III oxidase, producing the protein MELLSSVRCDLGLLNKYDQSLPRYTSYPPATEFSSELTPERFRQALVKGNDQQIPLSLYCHIPFCETPCFFCGCNTVITQRKQVADPYLQYLIRNIRQVAEQVGGDRNVHQLHWGGGTPNYLSWPQIELLWNALQDAFSFDPAAEISIEVNPGYIDRNTVFFLRELGFNRISFGIQDFDPQVQIAVNRIQSEELLFNVISWIQESDFDSVNVDLIYGLPHQTVTTFANTVQKTIQLNPDRIAVFNFAYMPQLIPVQRQLPAHALPPKAEKLAMLQQTIAQLEGNGYRFIGMDHFAKPNDELALAQKAGQLHRNFQGYTTKPESDLLGFGLSAISMLQDVYTQNHKRLKDYYQALDTTPFPIAKGVGLSDDDQVRRAVIMELMCQFQLSQAALEEKYHLKFDPEFDQYFASEKTALQALAADGLVALSPNQIQVTPTGRLLIRNIAAVFDTYLQSHADQRFSQSI; encoded by the coding sequence ATGGAATTACTGTCTTCTGTTCGCTGCGATCTCGGATTACTGAATAAGTATGATCAATCCTTGCCTCGCTATACCAGCTATCCACCCGCCACAGAATTTAGCTCCGAATTGACCCCTGAGCGGTTTCGGCAAGCCCTGGTAAAGGGCAATGATCAGCAAATTCCCCTATCCCTTTATTGCCATATTCCTTTTTGCGAAACCCCTTGCTTTTTTTGTGGGTGTAATACGGTGATCACTCAGCGTAAACAGGTGGCGGATCCCTATCTGCAATACCTGATTCGGAATATTCGGCAAGTGGCTGAACAAGTAGGGGGCGATCGCAACGTTCACCAACTCCACTGGGGGGGAGGAACACCTAACTATTTAAGTTGGCCCCAAATTGAGCTGCTCTGGAATGCCTTGCAGGATGCCTTCTCTTTCGATCCGGCGGCAGAAATATCTATTGAGGTGAATCCTGGCTATATCGATCGCAACACGGTATTTTTCCTGCGGGAGTTGGGGTTCAACCGGATTAGCTTTGGCATTCAAGATTTTGATCCGCAGGTTCAGATTGCCGTCAACCGGATTCAGTCTGAGGAACTGCTGTTTAACGTGATCAGCTGGATTCAAGAATCGGACTTTGACAGTGTAAATGTGGACTTAATCTACGGCTTGCCCCATCAGACGGTGACCACCTTTGCCAACACAGTACAAAAAACGATTCAGCTTAATCCTGACCGAATTGCTGTGTTTAACTTTGCCTATATGCCCCAGTTAATTCCCGTCCAGCGACAATTGCCTGCCCATGCCCTTCCCCCCAAAGCGGAGAAGCTAGCGATGTTGCAGCAGACCATCGCCCAGTTGGAGGGCAATGGATATCGCTTTATTGGGATGGATCACTTTGCTAAACCCAATGATGAATTGGCTTTAGCCCAAAAAGCAGGACAGCTACACCGAAATTTCCAGGGATATACGACTAAACCGGAGTCGGATTTACTGGGGTTTGGGCTCTCGGCCATCAGCATGCTCCAGGATGTTTATACCCAAAACCATAAACGCCTCAAGGATTATTACCAAGCCCTAGACACCACCCCATTCCCCATTGCCAAAGGGGTGGGGTTAAGTGATGACGATCAAGTGCGCCGAGCCGTGATTATGGAGTTGATGTGCCAGTTTCAGCTTTCGCAGGCAGCGCTTGAAGAGAAGTACCATTTGAAATTTGACCCAGAGTTTGATCAATATTTCGCATCCGAAAAGACTGCTCTACAAGCTTTGGCAGCGGATGGTCTTGTGGCGTTATCCCCCAATCAGATTCAGGTGACACCCACTGGACGCTTACTAATTCGCAATATTGCAGCGGTATTCGATACCTATTTACAATCTCACGCTGATCAACGTTTCTCACAATCGATTTAG
- a CDS encoding heme oxygenase (biliverdin-producing), protein MSCNLAFALRQGTQHAHVLAENTVLMKAWMKGMVALDAFRELLVNLYFVYGSLEQQLYSHQTHPVLGQIYWPSLNRQDNLRQDLVYFYGQDWQQHIRPRTAGLQYAARIGVVGLTAPERLVAHAYVRYMGDLSGGQQLQRIARTALSLPLKQGTRLYDFEDLPSVEAKRRFKQRYRDVLNHLPIGPETVQQIVEEANLAFRLNCDLMQSLEVDLQAALGEEAFQSILQGNRPPLHPARPSVA, encoded by the coding sequence ATGAGCTGTAATTTAGCCTTTGCCCTCCGCCAAGGAACCCAGCATGCCCACGTTCTTGCTGAGAACACAGTCCTGATGAAGGCCTGGATGAAGGGCATGGTCGCCTTAGACGCGTTTCGAGAGCTACTGGTGAACCTCTATTTTGTCTATGGCAGTTTGGAGCAGCAGCTCTATTCCCATCAAACTCATCCAGTCTTGGGTCAGATTTACTGGCCTTCTCTGAATCGTCAGGATAATCTGCGTCAGGACTTGGTGTATTTTTACGGCCAGGATTGGCAGCAGCATATCCGTCCTCGGACAGCGGGTTTGCAATATGCGGCTCGCATTGGCGTTGTAGGTCTCACGGCCCCAGAACGGTTGGTTGCTCATGCCTATGTTCGCTATATGGGAGATTTATCGGGAGGACAACAGCTTCAAAGAATTGCTCGAACCGCCTTATCGTTACCCCTCAAACAAGGGACACGATTATACGATTTTGAGGATTTGCCTTCCGTAGAGGCCAAAAGGCGATTTAAACAGCGCTATCGGGATGTTTTAAATCATTTACCCATTGGACCAGAGACAGTTCAGCAGATTGTGGAGGAAGCGAATCTCGCCTTTCGGCTGAATTGCGACCTGATGCAGTCCCTGGAAGTCGATTTGCAAGCAGCTCTGGGAGAAGAAGCGTTCCAGTCCATTCTTCAAGGGAATCGTCCTCCCCTCCATCCTGCCCGCCCCTCCGTGGCTTGA
- the acsF gene encoding magnesium-protoporphyrin IX monomethyl ester (oxidative) cyclase: MVQTAPQPSSPSVVKQDVQENILTPRFYVTDFEKAAALDLSAQADGLEAMLAEMKADYNRFHFVRDDAFEQSWDHITGEEREAFLDYLERSCVSEFSGFLLFKELSRRLKGKSPLLAEIFSLMARDEARHAGFLNKSMGDFKLSLDLGKLTKQRTYTFFPIEWVLYTVYLSEKIGYWRYIIIYRHLEQHPEHHFYPLFNYFESWCQDENRHGDIFKALVRSQPQLWNTWKSRLWSRFFLLTVFVTHSLTVQERHTFYEMLGLDPTDFDTEVIRKTNETAARAFPVYLNVDHPQFFPRLHRCSDRNLQLKAIDATNPPKLLKWFRKAPHLLGIIGDFLSLYLIAPLNAEQLRDEIH; the protein is encoded by the coding sequence ATGGTTCAAACCGCCCCTCAGCCCAGCTCACCGTCTGTTGTCAAGCAGGATGTTCAAGAGAATATTTTGACTCCTCGCTTCTACGTCACTGATTTTGAAAAGGCCGCAGCGTTAGATTTATCCGCCCAAGCAGACGGTTTAGAAGCAATGTTAGCGGAGATGAAGGCCGACTATAACCGTTTCCACTTTGTTCGGGATGACGCCTTTGAGCAATCTTGGGATCACATCACAGGTGAAGAGCGAGAAGCATTTTTAGACTATCTGGAGCGATCCTGCGTCTCTGAATTTTCAGGGTTTTTGCTTTTTAAGGAACTATCCCGGCGATTAAAAGGGAAAAGCCCGTTGCTAGCAGAGATTTTTAGCTTAATGGCACGGGATGAAGCCCGTCATGCTGGATTTCTCAATAAGTCCATGGGGGATTTTAAGCTCTCACTGGATTTAGGCAAGCTCACAAAACAGCGGACTTACACCTTTTTCCCCATTGAATGGGTGCTCTATACGGTTTATCTCTCTGAGAAAATTGGTTACTGGCGCTACATTATTATTTATCGACATTTAGAACAGCACCCCGAACATCACTTTTATCCCCTGTTCAACTACTTCGAAAGCTGGTGTCAGGACGAAAATCGTCATGGCGATATCTTTAAGGCATTGGTGCGATCGCAACCTCAACTGTGGAATACCTGGAAATCGAGATTGTGGAGTCGCTTCTTTCTTCTCACGGTATTTGTCACCCATTCATTGACCGTGCAGGAGCGTCATACCTTCTATGAAATGTTGGGCCTCGATCCCACGGACTTTGATACGGAAGTGATTCGAAAAACCAATGAAACCGCCGCGCGTGCCTTCCCGGTGTACCTCAACGTGGACCATCCTCAGTTTTTTCCTCGACTGCATCGTTGTAGCGATCGCAACCTTCAACTCAAAGCCATTGACGCAACGAATCCCCCCAAACTACTCAAGTGGTTCCGTAAAGCTCCCCACCTATTGGGCATCATTGGGGATTTTCTAAGTCTCTATCTGATAGCACCCCTCAATGCGGAACAACTGCGTGACGAAATTCACTAA
- the hetL gene encoding heterocyst differentiation pentapeptide repeat protein HetL, which yields MQSLNQLIESYAAGQRDFAHSQLIEAEIVKADLSGIDLSRADLRQARLGRTNFSHGTFREADLSEALLWGADLSGADLSSAILREADLSGAKLVQVNLAKANLYKASLCGTNLRQANLTEAILYEVDLRPSLDQGTDLGEADLTNAALNYAHLSGATLAHAILVGARLCRANLSQQGWGGQVPTDLRGADLQQADLSYADLRGAWLQEANLRQADLTGTDLGGAQLTGAIMPDGRTYT from the coding sequence ATGCAGTCCCTTAACCAGCTGATAGAGTCTTATGCCGCCGGACAGCGAGATTTTGCCCACAGCCAACTGATAGAAGCAGAAATTGTCAAGGCTGATTTGTCAGGTATTGATCTGAGTCGGGCGGATCTACGGCAAGCTCGGCTTGGACGTACCAATTTCAGTCATGGAACGTTTAGGGAGGCAGATTTAAGTGAAGCCCTGCTATGGGGGGCGGATTTAAGCGGAGCCGATCTTAGCAGCGCAATTTTACGAGAAGCCGATTTGAGTGGGGCTAAATTAGTCCAGGTTAATCTGGCCAAGGCCAACCTCTACAAAGCCAGCCTGTGTGGGACTAATCTAAGGCAGGCTAATCTCACGGAGGCCATTTTGTATGAGGTGGATTTAAGACCTTCCTTGGATCAGGGAACCGATTTGGGGGAGGCCGATCTGACTAATGCAGCGTTGAATTATGCCCATCTGAGTGGAGCCACGTTGGCCCATGCCATCTTAGTGGGTGCTCGACTTTGCCGAGCAAACTTGAGCCAGCAAGGATGGGGGGGACAGGTGCCAACGGATTTAAGGGGGGCTGACCTCCAACAGGCCGATTTGAGCTATGCAGACTTGCGTGGTGCTTGGCTACAAGAGGCCAACCTCCGTCAGGCTGATTTAACGGGGACCGATTTAGGGGGTGCCCAATTGACAGGGGCCATTATGCCAGATGGGCGGACTTATACCTAA